The Nitrospirota bacterium genome includes a region encoding these proteins:
- a CDS encoding Crp/Fnr family transcriptional regulator — MKPDSPFYPHTLKALKKSALFGNLAEPVIQDMLRSFRMETWQRGATIMDPEETIQRFYVLISGRVKVTRTNPETGREFILFLLGSGDGFDVVSLLDGKKHNIAVVAMDDLEVLSSPIDTIHDWIEKHPEFNKAFLPYLGQQIRQISDLASDLALHDTETRLAKLFLQHTTQSNPHPRLKLICDFSHEELANMIGSVRTVVNRHLQELKKEGIITTRRGHLEVNELHALGEKLEEHLKSRGKR; from the coding sequence GTGAAACCTGATTCGCCATTCTATCCTCATACCCTGAAGGCGCTGAAAAAATCGGCATTGTTTGGAAATCTTGCTGAACCTGTCATTCAGGACATGCTGCGGTCATTCCGTATGGAGACCTGGCAAAGAGGGGCCACCATAATGGACCCGGAGGAGACCATCCAGAGGTTTTATGTATTAATATCCGGACGGGTGAAAGTTACACGAACCAACCCCGAGACAGGAAGGGAATTCATCCTTTTTCTGTTGGGTTCCGGGGATGGGTTTGATGTGGTCTCACTTCTTGATGGCAAGAAGCACAATATAGCGGTAGTGGCCATGGATGACCTTGAGGTCCTGTCGTCACCGATTGATACCATACATGACTGGATAGAAAAACATCCTGAATTCAACAAGGCATTCCTGCCTTACCTTGGGCAACAGATACGTCAGATATCCGACCTCGCATCTGACCTTGCACTCCATGATACAGAGACCCGGTTAGCCAAACTCTTTCTGCAGCATACAACGCAGAGCAATCCCCATCCACGCTTGAAGCTCATATGCGATTTTTCACATGAAGAGCTGGCAAACATGATCGGGTCTGTCCGCACGGTTGTCAACAGACACCTACAGGAACTCAAAAAAGAGGGCATCATTACTACCCGCAGGGGCCATCTGGAGGTTAATGAACTGCATGCCCTGGGGGAAAAGCTCGAGGAACACC